The Deltaproteobacteria bacterium GWC2_65_14 sequence ATTTGATCGGCCTAATCCTGAAGAAAGTATAGTCCCTTCCGCCGGCCCGGCTTCTGCGAGCCAGAAATGAGCCNNNNNNNNNNNNNNNNNNNNNNNNNNNNNNNNNNNNNNNNNNNNNNNNNNNNNNNNNNNNNNNNNNNNNNNNNNNNNNNNCCCGATCAGATGGCGATGGCCGAGGCGGACCCCTTTGCCATGATGAAGGCGCTCGGGCACTCCGACCTGCAGATGACCATGCAATACGTTTCCCTGGGGAAGAATCATATCCGAGAGCAGGTGGAGAAGTTGAACGAGATACAGATCCCGATCCCTTCGATCGGTTCAGGCGGAAAACAGGTGGCGTGACGGTCAAACCTTGTCGAGCACCTCCCGGATCTTCCTCGCCAGGCCCGAAAGGGAGTACGGCTTGCCGATGAACGACACCCCCTCGTCAAGGACCCCATGGTGCACGATCGCGTCGTCCGTGTACCCCGACGTGAAGAGCACCCTTGTCTCGGGACGGATGCGGGTCAACCGGTCCGCCAGCTCGCGCCCGTTCATCCCCAGCATCACCACGTCCGTGAAGAGCAGGTCGATCCGCTCCCTGTATCCCATCGCCAGGGCGAGCGCCTCGTCGCCGTTGGAGGCCTGCATCACCCTGTACCCCAAGCGCTCCAGGATCTGGACACACAGATTCCGCACGATCTCCTCGTCCTCCACGATCAGCACCGTCTCGGAACCCACCATGAGTTCCGTCGGCAGGTCGGACTCCCGCGACCTCGCGGCCTCGCCCTCGACCCTCGGAAGGTAGATCTTGAAGCTCGTCCCCTTCCCGACCTCGGAATACACCTCGATGGAGCCGTCCGACTGCTTCACCACGCCGTAGATCGTCGCAAGGCCAAGCCCGGTACCGGTTCCCTTGGGCTTGGTCGTGAAAAACGGCTCAAAGATTTGCTTCTTGACCTCCTCGCTCATCCCGTGTCCCGTATCGCTTACAGCCAGCATGACGAACCGCCCCGGACGAACATACGGATGCCGGGCGCAATACTCTTCGTCCAGAGCCACGTTCGCGGTTTCGATGAGAAGTTTCCCGCCTTCCGGCATCGCGTCCCGGGCGTTCACCGCCAGGTTGACCAGAATCTGTTCGAACTGCCCGCGGTCGACCTTTACCATCCCAAGACCTTCTTCAGGGATGGTTTTCAACTCGATGTTCTCACCGATCAGGCGGACCAGCATCGTGTGCAGGCCGCTGATCAGTTCGTTCAGGTCCAGGATCTTCGGCTCGATGATCTGCTTGCGGGAGAACGCCAGCAGCTGCTGGGTCAGTGTGGCCGACCTCTCCGCGGCCTTGTTCGCCTCGGCGAGCAGGCCCCCGGCCGGGTCGGACGGGGAAAGCTTCATCAGCGCCAGCGTTATGTTCCCAATGATCGCCGTGAGCAGGTTATTGAAGTCATGCGCCACGCCCCCCGCCAGCCGGCCCACCGCCTCCATCTTCATCGCCTGGTGGAGCTGGGACTGCAGCCTCTCCTTCTCCTCCTCCGAGCGCTTGCGGTCGGTAACGTCCCATACGCTTGATAGCATCAACTGCTTGCCGGGTATCGGCGTATTCATCGCGGAAATGAAAGTGGTCTCGCTTCCCGTACGGGTAATCGGCACATCTACCCAATACATACGCTCCGGGTTGCCACTGGCACAATCATCCAGCACCCTCTTCTTTATTTCTTCTCTGAATTCCGGTTCCTCGTAAACGGCATCCCAAAAACTGTCAGGGTCGGCAAGTGCCTCTCTTGTTACCCGATAGAACCTGGGAAAGTTGTCGTTCATGTAGATAAACTTCACCGCCGGATCGACAGAGTTCACGGCAATCCCGATGGGGAGATTATCCATGATCGTATACATGAAGGCTTCGCTCTCCCGCAGGGCCTCCTCCGCCCGCTTGCGCTCGGTGATGTCCCGGGCGATACCCTGTACGCCGACAGGACTGGCACCTCTATAGATGATCCGTGTGCTGATCTCGAGCGGCACCCGGTGGCCGTCCTTAGATACAATCTCCAGGTCGTAACGGGTTTGCCCGCCCTCTTGAATCTTGTGAGACAGCATCTGGCGGGCAACATCAACATACTCGGGGGCCAAAACAGAATCGATGTTCATCTTCAATGCTTCATCGCGCGTATAGCCGGTAACTCGCTCCGCCGCCTTGTTGATTGATGTGAAATTGCCTGTAAGATCATTCGTAAAAATTATGTCATTGGCGTTCTCGAACAGTTCTTGGTAGCGCTCCTCGCTCTCTCTCAGATCTTCTTCTGACTGCTTGCGGTTGGTGGTGTCGCGGTTGGAGCCGCGCCTCCCCTGGAAGGTCCCGTCCGCCCCGAAAACCGGCCGGCAGACGTGCCCGATCCAGCGCACCTCCCCGTCACTCCGGACGATGCGGAACTCGATCTCTCCGATCGCGTCACCCCGCTTCGCGCCGTCGAGGTAGTCGCAGATATGCTCGTCGAACCGCGGGCGGTCCTCCGGGTCGACGATGCGGAACAAGAGACCTGAATCCCTGGCATAATCCTCCGCCGAGTATCCGGTGATCTGCTCGCACGAGGGAGATGTATATCGAATGCTCCGGTCCGGGAGTATCCAGTACTCCCAGTCGTGGGTATAATCCGCGACGGTGCGGAACTTCTCCTCGTTCTCCCGGAGCGACTGCGTGGCTCGCCGGACGCTGCGCCTGAGGGCCACTATCCAGATCCCGGAAAGGACAGCAGCCGCGATAAGGATAAGAAGCGCGTTCCAGACAAGCGGAGAGATCGCCGAGGGGGGACGGGAGAAATCCTGTCCAGTCCATCGCACGAATACCTCGGAATGCTCCGTCTCAGTCAGCGAGTCCAGCCCCTTCTGGACAATAGAGAGAAGAAGCGGCTCATCCTTGCGCACACCGAAGTGCTGGGGCAGGGTGTAGATGTGGCGCGGCACGATCCGGACATTGGTGAGGCTCTTCTCGCGCACTATGTAAGCGCCGACGGGCAGTGTCTCAAGCAACGCGTCGAGCTGTCCCGTCGCAACCATGGTAAGCCCCGTCGCCGAGTCCTCTACCGCCACGAGGTGGATTTTCGGATGCTCGGCTGACAACCAGGAATTAATTCCGTAATTCCTCACAACGCCGAGGCGGCGCGAAACCATGTCCTCGATCGTTTTCGGGTCACCACCATCTTGACGGACGAACAGAACGTAGGGCACCGACAGGTACGGCCGTGAGAAAAGCAGAAAACCTTCGCGCTCGGGCGTCCGGGTGAGGGTCCCGAGAAGGTCCACCTCCCCCCGCTTGCCGGCTTCGAGGACATCGGACCAGGTGGGGTAGGCGACGGCCTGGAACTCGACCCCCAGTTTCTTGCCCATGATGGTCAGAAGGTCCGGCGTAATGCCCCTGGCGACCCCGGAGGGGTCGAGAAACTCGAAGGGAGGGAACAGTGGGTCTGGTGCGTAGCGGATGGGACCGTGGGCAGCGACGAAGGCGCGTTCCTCAGGAGTGAGAGGATCAGCGGCCGTTCCCGCTTCTTGCTCCACGAGCGGGAATATCGCCACGGAGAACAACAGACCGATAAGAAGCAACTTCGGGAGAAAACAGCGCAGGATACTCATCCGAGACAATTCCTCGTGGCCCTCAAACAACTGTTCCGTAAGCCCGCTCCCGCCTATCCCCGGAATCACCATGTCGTCATCAGCAGGTTGATCCGCTCTTTGTGCGCCAAGGCCAAGGCGTTTCCTTGACGCTCGCGGCTTGCAGGAGCGTACGAAAACATTCTCATCCTAAACTTTCCCCCGCGTCCACACATGGGTTATTTCCCCGATTGTGGAAGAAGGCGCCGAACATCAGGAGGAAGAGAAGAGGGGAACCCTTCGCGGGGATCAGATCCAGCATCAACGTCACCCTCCGCGACGGTCGGGCAGACAGGTTACAGGCCGACGCGATCCCCCTCGGAAGGAGTCACAAGATGCGGGATGTAGGGAAATAATTATTTTTGAAAATTAAACCTTTGTCAAGAATCCACAATCAGAATCCACAATCGGAGGGGGGACTCGAACCCCCACGGGTTTCCCCACCACCCCCTCAAGCCGCTCCGTTCCTATAACAGCCTGGAATCCTTTTGTTTATCCAATAGTTTTGAGCGTGCCAAAATTGCACTTTCCGTAGATTTATGGGGATTTCCGCCACAAATGAGCCACTCGGGCCGCGTTCGATCACACCGTGAACAGTACGGACACGTGCCCGATCTCGTGCGCAGAGTCGCGAGGGCGAATGACGATGTCGATGTCCCGGTCGAGCAAGGTGATGAACCGGAGAAGCCGCTCGGACGAAAAACGACTCAGCTTGTAGTTCCTGAGGTTGGAGACGTGCGGCTGCGAAACACCGAACCGCTTCGCGACCGCGGCCTGACTGAGACGATGTTCATCGATCAACTTGTTCAGGCGAACCGCGAGCTGCACACGAAGCTTCCTGTCCTCCGAATCGGCAAGGCCGAGGTCCTGAAAGACGTTTCCGGTGCCGGCTACGACCGCTTCACGCTTTTTTCCCGCCATACCTCACCTCGTAGTCCTCCGAGGCCGCCCGGAGCCGATCATGAATCCGGTTCTGATCGACTCGAGCCGTGCGGATCCCGGATGGAGACTTTTTCTGGAAGCAGTACAACACATAAACAGCTTCCGAGAACCGAACGGTATAGACCGCACGGTACGTATTCCCCCGGTGGTCCTCGATGATCTCGAAAACACCGGGACCTTCGCCCTTCCAGGGCTTGGCGTTGGGGGGCTTCCCGCCGATCTGCACCAAGTAGAGCGCGTATCCAAAGTCGTCGACCACCTCCTAAGGAAATTCGAGCAGGTCGGCTTTCGCTGACCCGACCCAGTGAAGCGGCTTATCGGGAAGGGCGCGCTTCATCACACCCACATTATATACCCAATTGGGTATGGGCAAGAGTGTTTTCCCGGTTCCGCATGACTTACTGAAGACTCCATCATTTGAGAGGATGGGCAGGCAGCGCCTCCCCGGGAGCCGTTCTCCTCGGTCGACGCGGGCGGTTATCACACCTGCGGCCTATACAAAGGACGAGTGAGTCTCCACCCACGACGAAGGCAGAGTCGCAAGGGCCTGCCTTCTTTTTCCTTTCACAAGGCAGGCATTCCTTCAAAGCATCCGGGAGCCAGAAATGAGCCAGCCGGCCCGATTTCATGAAAAAAGGGACTTCGGCGCGAAGCCGAAATCCCCTGGTGGTAGCTCGCCCTCCTTCGCCAAGGCTTCGGAGGGCATCCTTCGCGGATGGCTTGCCATCCGTAGCTGCGAAGTCTCGGTTTTACGGTAGCGACGAGCAGCGAAGGATGG is a genomic window containing:
- a CDS encoding XRE family transcriptional regulator: MAGKKREAVVAGTGNVFQDLGLADSEDRKLRVQLAVRLNKLIDEHRLSQAAVAKRFGVSQPHVSNLRNYKLSRFSSERLLRFITLLDRDIDIVIRPRDSAHEIGHVSVLFTV